The following DNA comes from Rosa rugosa chromosome 5, drRosRugo1.1, whole genome shotgun sequence.
TGAAAAAGATTCACATACCTCAACTCCCAATTTCTTGTCAAGTTCCAGTAAAATGAGTACAAAGAGTTCAAAATGGCTTGGCTGTGCTCTGTTATCACGTTACTCCAGCAGATCTTGCATAAAGAGATAATAGAGTACCACTTAGGTTCAGACCCAGGTCTATTATACTATTTCAACAAGTGTTCAATATAGGGTAAATTAAATACTTAAACTCAAAATTTGACATGGACCAGCCCTTGCTGCAACTTCTAATCTAGATGATAGGCCTAGTACTCGTTTGATTTGAATCATTACCAGATAAGAATGCCAATGCCTACTTTTGGGAATGAAAGTTGTAAATGAGTTACTAACCTGCCAATGGGTATCCACAAAATCTGACATCTCTCGCACTTTATTCCTTAACTGAGTCTTTGACGCGGCTGGGAACTTCTGTTGCAAAGCATGTAACACCTTAGGTGCCACCATATAGTAAGAACAATGGTAAAACACTAACAACAACAGCATAGCGATATTCCACTGCAATAAAAGGAAAGGAAGGGAAGAGAGAATAAAATGTGCAACCTGAATCCATTTCACAATTGGTTTTCCAGCACGACCAGCGGAGTGACTGCACAGGCATAACCAAGCCAAATCAGCACTTAGAGAACAGAAAAACAATCATCGGAATAAAAAATTCAACATAACTATGAACTTCACAGTGACTTCAGACCATAAAATGAAACTCAATAAAACCCAGATAGCTATATAAAGATAAAGGAAAGAAATTTAACAcaataaagaaaagagagaacttTGTACAAACCTCAGCCCTGTATGAAGCCAATGAACAACTCCTTCCGACTGGGATGAAGGCTTAGTACCGAATTTCTCGTCAACTCTTAAGATCTCCATAATTGGAACTTACCCATACTATCTAAGCCAAAATTAGCCTTTAAAAAAAGAAGGTAAAAGCTGAAGAAGCAAACACCAATTACTCAAACCAAGTGTTTAAGAACCTCAAAACCGCAGAACAATGCAGCTGTTCTTTACAAACTGCCTATAAAAAGCTGCAAGAAGCCACTAATCTTGTGGCAAAACTGAAGCATAGATAAAATAGAACAAACTGAATTCCTCCAAAAACCCAAAGATTTCATCTGATGCAGCCAAACCAAATTTCATCTTTAATATCATACATCTCACAAAAGATTCAATCTTTCCTACCATCAACTCAAGCACGTACACGCTGCCAGCTTTCTAATTCAAATTTCTATACAACACTGTTTCACAGAGATGAGCAGAGCCCATAACCCCTTTCAGTTCATCATTTCAAAAACCATAATAAAGAATCGAACTTGATTAAGCAATCGAAACATCCATGCCAATAGCTCAAAATTTGTGCAAACAAGACCAGGCCCATATATCAGGCATCCAAAAAAAATCAGTAAGAAATCGAAATGATTACAATTTCAGATGGATAAAGTAGTCATAAACTAAGTGGTGAACAAAGCCCAAGTCTTTTGGACTGAAAGCTTGGAAATAGAGACTGATAAAGCAAAGCAAAGAGTAACCTGCTTGTGGGATGACTATTGAGCCAAGCCTGGCACCCCTGATAATCAACATATAGTTATAAATGATTAAATGAATAGAAACTCCGGCAAACACCAGAGGtttgaaagaaagagagagactttGTTCCGAGTTTTTACCGATCGGAGGAGGAAGGGAggaagagggagagggagagagagagtgatgttGGGACTTGGGACTGCAAAGTGCTGCCAGTACTGGTGAGAGGAGAGTCGAGAGAGAGTAGAATTGTCGGGGCGGTGCCATCACGCCTAACGCTTAGGCGCCGTCTAGGCGGCCTCCCAGACCCTTTTCAAGAACACCGACTGTTGTGTGTTTTGCCCGATGAGATTTTATCCTTCTatctttattaaaaataaaattaaaaaaactttaataaaagatcaaaatatatcctttatttttttttaatacttgtAATTTTACTTGTTTATCCTCTTCCATTAACGTGGTTTTCATAGTATATCTATGAGGGGTATTTACGTAAAACATTATATTTTGACCAATAAACACCTAATTTTTAATAGATAaagtaattaaaataaaagacTTCTAATACCCTAAATACATTAAACTCTTTTCATATAATGTCATCAACAAAAAAACACTCTTTCATATAAAAGATGATCTAGAATCCGGATTTTCAAAATAGTTCTCTTAGATTCTTAGTATTAGTTAACAATGCAAGTGTCTTCTAGTCGAGCCTTTAACCTTACTACAACATCAACGAACAAAGATTAACAGTACCAaaacttaaaaaataaaaaataaaaaaattgaaattctgCAAGATTGAAAGCTCTAGTTCAAGATTTAAGGTACTaaatgaggagaagaaaaactAGACAGTCGAGATAGATGAGACGAATTGCATGACAGAGACACTGCTGCTAGGAGTTATTGGTGTTTGGAGGTTCGTACGAGAAATCACAAAGTAGTAATCGTCGAATAGTTCAAAAAACTAAGATAAATAGAGAGGCTGAATATATGTGAGATCGAAACTACATCGTTTCAATCCCAATCAATTGTTGCACACTATTTACTTTTGTCAAACCCCGTccagatgaaaaaaaaaaaaaaatccgctAACAAAATTAGGGAATTATGTTTTACCCCTAATTCTTTTCGCCCAAAATTTGAAATTCGGTGCAACTAACCTCTTAAATTTTACCAATTATTTGCAAAATCTAAAATGCATAGGAGACAAAATTAAATTTCGTCCCCTATTAAATTTTGGGACATATATTTTTTGTCTCTAATTTAAGCTTATTTGTCTCTAAGTAGCATCAATGGAGAGTTTTGAACAACAAAACTTTTAGggacaaaatatttttttttgtctctaatGATGTGTTTGGGAGACGAAAAATTAGTCCGTCGCGAAAAAATTTGTCTCTAAATGGGTTTTCTCTAGTAGTGAGTCATGGGGAGTTCAAAGTAACCATTGCTCCACGTGAAGCTAATGTAGTGGCTCATAAGTCAACAAATAAAGCATGTAATAAATTGGCACCTCCTTCAAATTCATGAAGTAAATTGGCTTGCTCCTTCTGCTTTTCAATTAAAGGTTAATACTGATGGTGCTGCTCGTGGGACGCCAGGGCTTGCAGGCTATGGAGGTATTTTTCGTGATCACTTGGGCAATTTTATGGGTTGTTTTGTTGGTTCCATGGGTATTGCTACTGCTCTAGAAGCAGAGCTTCAAGCCATTATTCATGCAGTTACAATAGCATCAGGAAAAGGATGGAATTCTCTCTGGATTGGGTGTGATTCCGCGGTAGCAATTCACTTTCTTGCCACTAATAATTGCTCAGTCCCTTGGCGTCTATCTGTTGATTGGGTCAATTGTTGTACCATTCTCTCCTCTATGCAGATACGtttttcacatatttatcgaGAAGGAAATCAAGTGGCTGACTGCTTAGCTAACTATGGGGTGGATCATGAGGGGCATTATTGGTGGGACTCTTTCCCTTCTTGTGCTTCGgctgcctttgttcacaatctgcaaGGTTTATCGAATTTCCGTATTCGCTAATTTTGTGGTGCTTGATAGACTTCATGAAAAGgtgggtttgggttatggtgatTTCTGCTGCATGGTTGCTGATGAACTATAGGTGTGTTCCATATATGTGGTTGCTGCGTGGTCACATATATTTGCATGGTTACTGCATGTCC
Coding sequences within:
- the LOC133711068 gene encoding uncharacterized protein LOC133711068 yields the protein MEILRVDEKFGTKPSSQSEGVVHWLHTGLSHSAGRAGKPIVKWIQKFPAASKTQLRNKVREMSDFVDTHWQICWSNVITEHSQAILNSLYSFYWNLTRNWELSWINMWLGA